From the Cupriavidus necator N-1 genome, one window contains:
- a CDS encoding arsenic transporter: MSSHAPLLIWSVAALTTAGVLFRPFRLPEAFWATAGALLLCVTGLMALPDALAAVLRGYDVYLFLAGMMLISELARKTGLFDHVAALAVRRARGSALRLFLLVYGFGTLVTAFMSNDATAVVLTPAVLAATRAARVRHPLPYLYACAFIANAASFVLPISNPANLVIFGTRMPPLAGWLASFALPSLAAVLATLAALWWTQRAALAEPIEHDVPVPPLSPQARLTALGIVLTGLILLVASLRGNDLGWPTCAAGVATLLLVCATRRELLVPALREVSWGVLPMVAGLFVLVAALEQTVVIGHLADAVAAASRDGGALALLGVGAVVALAGNIANNLPAGLIAASALAGGHASHAVTGAVLIGIDLGPNLSVTGSLATLLWLTALRREGHMVSAGQFLRVGAVIMPAAMLPALALLLL; the protein is encoded by the coding sequence CCCTGCTGCTGTGCGTCACCGGCCTGATGGCGCTGCCCGACGCGCTGGCGGCGGTGCTGCGCGGCTACGACGTGTACCTGTTTCTCGCGGGCATGATGCTGATCTCCGAGCTGGCCCGCAAGACCGGGCTGTTCGACCACGTCGCCGCGCTCGCCGTGCGCCGGGCGCGCGGCTCGGCGCTGCGGCTGTTTCTGCTCGTGTACGGCTTCGGCACACTGGTGACGGCATTCATGTCCAACGACGCCACCGCCGTGGTGCTGACGCCCGCAGTGCTGGCCGCCACGCGCGCCGCGCGGGTCCGGCATCCGCTGCCCTACCTGTACGCGTGCGCCTTCATCGCCAATGCCGCCAGCTTCGTGCTGCCGATCTCCAACCCGGCCAACCTGGTCATCTTCGGCACACGCATGCCGCCGCTGGCGGGCTGGCTGGCGAGCTTCGCGCTGCCGTCGCTGGCCGCGGTGCTGGCCACGCTGGCGGCGCTGTGGTGGACGCAGCGCGCGGCGCTGGCCGAGCCCATCGAACATGACGTGCCGGTGCCGCCGCTGTCGCCGCAGGCCCGGCTGACCGCGCTGGGTATCGTGCTGACCGGCCTGATCCTGCTGGTGGCCTCGCTGCGCGGCAACGACCTGGGCTGGCCGACCTGCGCGGCGGGCGTGGCCACGCTGCTGCTGGTCTGCGCCACCCGGCGCGAGCTGCTGGTCCCGGCGCTGCGCGAGGTTTCATGGGGGGTGTTGCCGATGGTGGCTGGGCTGTTCGTGCTGGTGGCGGCGCTGGAGCAGACCGTGGTGATCGGCCACCTGGCCGATGCCGTCGCAGCGGCGTCGCGCGACGGCGGCGCGCTGGCCCTGCTGGGCGTGGGCGCGGTGGTGGCACTGGCGGGCAATATCGCCAACAACCTGCCGGCAGGCCTGATCGCCGCCTCGGCGCTGGCGGGCGGACATGCCTCGCACGCCGTGACCGGGGCAGTGCTGATCGGCATTGACCTTGGCCCCAACCTGTCCGTCACCGGCTCGCTGGCCACGTTGCTGTGGCTCACGGCGCTGCGGCGCGAAGGGCATATGGTCAGCGCCGGCCAGTTCCTGCGCGTGGGGGCCGTGATCATGCCGGCAGCGATGCTGCCAGCATTGGCGCTTTTGCTGCTTTAG
- the folE gene encoding GTP cyclohydrolase I produces MTSKDAAHRAKDSNAGDDAGHPHTHSVSARIRARLEAAQERFHANDNIAHYIEPGEMEQLQAEVQTRLEDVLRALVIDVDNDHNTQETARRVAKMYLKEIFAGRYAKAPPVTEFPNVGQLNELMIVGPLRVRSACSHHLCPIIGKLWVGVMPNQHSNLIGLSKYARLAEWIMCRPQIQEEAVAQVADLLQEKMNPDGLAIVMEAEHFCMHWRGVRDTDAKMTNSVMRGSFLKDDSLRREFLTLLNHNRG; encoded by the coding sequence ATGACCAGCAAGGACGCGGCGCACCGCGCGAAGGACAGCAACGCCGGCGACGATGCCGGCCACCCCCACACCCACAGCGTCTCGGCCCGCATCCGCGCACGGCTGGAGGCCGCCCAGGAGCGCTTCCACGCCAACGACAATATTGCGCACTACATCGAGCCGGGCGAGATGGAGCAGCTGCAGGCGGAAGTGCAGACGCGCCTGGAAGACGTGCTGCGCGCGCTGGTGATCGACGTCGACAACGACCACAACACCCAGGAAACCGCGCGCCGCGTCGCCAAGATGTACCTGAAAGAGATCTTCGCCGGCCGCTACGCCAAGGCCCCGCCGGTGACCGAGTTCCCCAACGTCGGCCAGCTCAACGAACTGATGATCGTCGGCCCGCTGCGCGTGCGCAGTGCCTGCTCGCATCACCTGTGCCCGATCATCGGCAAGCTGTGGGTAGGGGTGATGCCGAACCAGCATTCCAACCTGATCGGCCTGTCCAAGTACGCGCGGCTGGCCGAATGGATCATGTGCCGGCCGCAGATCCAGGAAGAGGCGGTGGCACAGGTCGCCGACCTGCTGCAGGAAAAGATGAATCCCGACGGCCTGGCCATCGTGATGGAGGCCGAGCACTTCTGCATGCACTGGCGCGGCGTGCGCGACACCGATGCCAAGATGACCAACAGCGTGATGCGCGGCTCGTTCCTGAAGGACGACAGCCTGCGCCGCGAGTTTCTCACGCTGCTGAACCACAACCGCGGCTAG
- a CDS encoding BLUF domain-containing protein encodes MLVRLLYASRARQAIDAALLDAILAASLERNPRHGITGVLCHGNGIFLQALEGDRQDVSQLFQAIARDPRHHDVTLLHFEETCTRDFAGWAMGQVNAARINTATLLKFSARAELDPYRTCGAASLALLKELIAGASVVSRTGERGRH; translated from the coding sequence ATGCTAGTCCGCCTGCTCTATGCCAGCCGCGCCCGCCAGGCCATCGACGCCGCCCTGCTCGACGCCATCCTGGCCGCCAGCCTGGAACGCAATCCGCGCCACGGCATCACCGGGGTGCTGTGCCACGGCAACGGCATCTTCCTGCAGGCGCTGGAAGGCGACCGCCAGGACGTGTCACAACTGTTCCAGGCGATCGCACGCGACCCGCGCCACCACGACGTGACCCTGCTGCATTTCGAGGAAACCTGCACGCGCGACTTTGCCGGCTGGGCGATGGGCCAGGTCAATGCGGCGCGCATCAACACCGCCACCCTGCTCAAGTTCTCGGCGCGGGCCGAACTGGACCCGTACCGCACCTGCGGTGCGGCGTCGCTGGCATTGCTCAAGGAGCTGATCGCCGGCGCGTCAGTCGTGTCGCGCACCGGCGAACGCGGACGGCACTGA